The genomic region AGGTATACCCCATCTGGTTCATAAATGGAATGTCTATAAATATCGGACTGTCTGACCATCCCTTCGGGGCCACTTTAAAATACATTGCAATAGGAATGGATACCAAGGCTCCAATGATGGCGGCCTTGTTGGTTGTTTTTTTCCAGAAAAGACCCAATATAAATACAGCCAAGATACCCGGACTCACAACACCGGTGTATTCTTGTATAAATTGAAAAGCTTGATCGATACCCCCTAATAATGGCGCCATTACACAAGCAATAAGAAGCGCTACCCCAGCAGATATTCTACCAACATTTACCAAAGTGGAAGATTTGGCTGTTTTATTGATGTATTGTTTATAAATATCCATGGTAAAAATGGTAGATGTAGAATTTAACATGGAAGCCAACGAAGAAACAATAGCCGCAGCTAGGGCTGCAAAAGCCACGCCCTTAAGTCCAACAGGTAAAAATTGCAATAACCATGGGTAGGCCTTATCGGCTTGATCTAACGAAGGTAAGTTGTTATTTGCCATACTTCCCAAATTGGCCATAATTTCAGGATCGTTTATAATTACGTAAGCCGCAATACCAGGAATTACTACAATTAGTGGAATAACCAATTTTAAACAGGCTGCCAATAAAATACCTTTTTGTGCCTCTTTTAAAGATTTAGCCGCCAACGTACGCTGGATAATATATTGATTGAAACCCCAGTAATACAAATTCGCAACCCACATTCCACCAACAAGAACGCTGATACCCGGTAGGTTTGTATATTCTGGATTCGATTTATTTAAAATCATGGCAAAACGCTCTGGAACCCTTTCGTAAACAGTTTCCAAACCAGCAATAACGCCATTCCCACCAGATACTGTGTCCAGTGCCAAATAGGTAGTTACCAATCCACCTAAAACTAAGAATACTACTTGAATTACATCCGTCCATGCCACTGCGGAAAGTCCGCCATATAAAGAGTAGGCCGCAGCAAAAAGAGACAACCCTAAAACTCCGTAGATCATGGGGATTCCCATTATGGTTTCCAAGGCCAAGGAACCTAAATACAATACCGAAGCCAGGTTTACAAAAACATAAAGTGCTATCCAAAAAACGGCTAAAATGGTTTTAAGGTTTGTAGAATATCTTTTTTCAACAAACTCGGGAATGGTGTACAGCCCTTTTTCAATAAAAATAGGTAGAAAATACTTACCTACTATAAGTAAGGTCAATGCTGCCATCCACTCATAAGAAGCGATGGCCAAACCAGAGGCAAAACCCGAACCAGACATCCCAATAAACTGTTCTGCAGAAATATTTGCCGCAATTAGCGAGGCTCCAATAGCCCACCATGGGAGTGATTTACTTGCCAGAAAATAATCTTCTTCATTTCTTTCGTGTCCTTCTTTAGATCTGGACATCCATAGCCCTACCCCTAAAATTAAAATTGCATAGCATATGAATACCGCATAATCCCAGAAACTAAAAGTTGATGTCATAGGTTTTTAAGTTAAAATTTAATACTGAAATGCGAATATATAATTTTTATGCAAGAATTTTTGTGAATTAACACGATAAAAAAAGTAAATTATACTTTTAAAATCATAATTCACTGTTTTTGTTACATTTCATAGAGTGTTAATAGAACTTAAATATAATTGTAAGTTCACTGTTGAATCATTTGATATTTCAGAAAGAGTAAAGCCGCACAGATCGAAAAGCAATTTTGTAAATTTGTTTTATAAAAGTGTGTTATGGTACTAAAAGAAATAAAAGAAAGCGTAAGTAATTCAAGTAACCCCGTAGCAAAAGTAATTCATCAAGGGGCAAACTTTAAGGTTTTAGCAATCGGCTTCAAAAAGAGTATGCTACTAAAAGAACATACCGCAAATATTTCTTCTAAATTAACCGTTTTGGAAGGTAAGGTTCAGTATAAAGAAGGAAACAAAACGAAATTACTAAATCAATATGATGAAATTGATATTCCTATTGGAGC from Galbibacter sp. BG1 harbors:
- a CDS encoding sodium/sugar symporter, with product MTSTFSFWDYAVFICYAILILGVGLWMSRSKEGHERNEEDYFLASKSLPWWAIGASLIAANISAEQFIGMSGSGFASGLAIASYEWMAALTLLIVGKYFLPIFIEKGLYTIPEFVEKRYSTNLKTILAVFWIALYVFVNLASVLYLGSLALETIMGIPMIYGVLGLSLFAAAYSLYGGLSAVAWTDVIQVVFLVLGGLVTTYLALDTVSGGNGVIAGLETVYERVPERFAMILNKSNPEYTNLPGISVLVGGMWVANLYYWGFNQYIIQRTLAAKSLKEAQKGILLAACLKLVIPLIVVIPGIAAYVIINDPEIMANLGSMANNNLPSLDQADKAYPWLLQFLPVGLKGVAFAALAAAIVSSLASMLNSTSTIFTMDIYKQYINKTAKSSTLVNVGRISAGVALLIACVMAPLLGGIDQAFQFIQEYTGVVSPGILAVFILGLFWKKTTNKAAIIGALVSIPIAMYFKVAPKGWSDSPIFIDIPFMNQMGYTFLLTALVMVVISLMQNKGAEDPHGIQLSKKLFKTGPVFNVGAFAVMIVLVVLYSLFWN